A window from Pseudobutyrivibrio ruminis HUN009 encodes these proteins:
- a CDS encoding SDR family NAD(P)-dependent oxidoreductase gives MKALVTGGSGFIGSNLVKLLLEEGHDVRVLDNLSSGHIENIASYIANNDIEFVAGDVRDADMVARATENIDVVYHMAASVGRQRSIDNPALDSTINLVGTVNVLEGMRKNNVGKIVYSSSAAIFGELKEPSIDENHVQNADSPYGVSKLAAEKMILSYSGIHNITGICLRYFNIYGNNQRYDAYGNVIPIFAKRIYDNEKLTIYGDGEQTRDFVNVSDVARANYISSIKCNETDVFNLGSGSSITINKLAEMLQEIAGIKVGVDYKPERVGDVKHCKADASKIERKIGFKVEKELEEGLVEYMRWYHDICVK, from the coding sequence ATGAAAGCTTTAGTTACTGGTGGATCAGGGTTTATTGGTTCAAATCTTGTAAAATTATTATTGGAAGAGGGGCATGATGTTAGAGTATTAGATAACCTTTCGTCAGGTCATATTGAAAACATCGCATCATATATAGCGAACAATGATATTGAATTTGTAGCAGGAGATGTGAGAGATGCAGATATGGTTGCGAGAGCAACTGAAAATATAGATGTTGTTTACCATATGGCCGCTTCTGTGGGAAGACAGCGTTCAATAGATAATCCGGCACTAGATTCAACTATTAATCTAGTTGGTACTGTGAATGTTCTTGAAGGAATGAGAAAAAACAATGTTGGGAAAATAGTATATTCATCATCAGCGGCAATTTTTGGAGAATTAAAAGAGCCTTCTATTGATGAAAATCATGTACAAAATGCAGACTCTCCATATGGGGTTAGTAAATTAGCTGCGGAAAAGATGATTCTTTCGTATTCGGGTATACATAATATTACAGGAATATGTTTAAGATATTTTAATATATATGGAAATAACCAGAGATATGACGCATATGGAAATGTTATTCCTATTTTTGCGAAACGTATATATGATAATGAAAAATTGACAATATACGGAGATGGTGAGCAGACAAGAGATTTTGTAAACGTTTCTGATGTTGCTAGAGCTAATTACATTTCGTCTATTAAATGTAATGAGACAGATGTGTTTAATTTGGGAAGTGGGTCAAGCATAACAATAAATAAGCTCGCAGAAATGTTGCAAGAGATAGCAGGAATAAAAGTTGGAGTTGATTACAAGCCAGAACGAGTTGGTGATGTTAAACATTGCAAGGCTGATGCTTCAAAGATAGAACGAAAAATAGGATTTAAAGTTGAAAAAGAGCTGGAAGAAGGCCTTGTAGAATATATGAGATGGTATCATGACATATGTGTGAAGTAG
- a CDS encoding glycosyltransferase, giving the protein MCEVDNKDKVSIIIPVYNGSNYVCQAVDSALKQTYKNIEIIVVNDGSSDGGMTRDCLKNYGSKIIYIEKENGGVASALNTGIKKMTGEYFTWLSHDDLFDESKIEKQMRAVKNSGDEMKISAMNYEFFDEDTRQSVASEFEKYFPIEKIENSIFLLLWGELHFSSLLFHKKHFERIGLFNEKLMTAQDNDFIFRLLRGQNICFVKDVGSYVRLHSLAGTATNKETVNRENKKFYEWILTQLSDEELASLSGNKTKTINKIRGIIRGLGPVTDELENVEKPIETNILLVGAGAYGRRLNYELLKNGFKPMFFLDNDYKKDGKSIDGIICKKFEIENIPEKAMVVITNKFYKPFVVQLESMGIKNYYLKINIDSAIFNDTFEECLRLSDEMEE; this is encoded by the coding sequence ATGTGTGAAGTAGATAATAAAGATAAAGTTTCAATAATTATTCCTGTATATAATGGTTCGAATTATGTGTGTCAGGCTGTTGATAGTGCGTTGAAACAGACTTATAAGAATATTGAAATCATTGTTGTAAATGATGGGTCGTCAGATGGGGGGATGACGAGGGACTGCCTAAAAAATTATGGATCGAAGATAATATATATTGAAAAAGAAAATGGTGGTGTAGCGTCAGCATTAAATACTGGCATAAAAAAAATGACTGGTGAATATTTCACTTGGCTTTCGCATGATGATTTATTTGATGAATCGAAAATCGAAAAGCAGATGAGGGCTGTAAAAAATAGTGGAGATGAAATGAAAATATCTGCTATGAATTATGAATTTTTTGATGAAGATACCAGGCAAAGCGTTGCGTCAGAGTTTGAAAAGTATTTTCCTATTGAAAAAATAGAGAATTCTATATTTTTGTTGTTATGGGGAGAATTGCATTTTAGTAGTTTATTATTCCACAAAAAACATTTTGAAAGAATAGGATTGTTCAATGAAAAACTAATGACTGCTCAGGATAATGATTTTATTTTTAGGTTGTTAAGAGGGCAAAATATATGCTTTGTAAAAGATGTAGGAAGCTATGTCAGATTGCACTCTTTGGCGGGTACAGCAACAAATAAGGAAACAGTTAATAGGGAAAATAAAAAGTTCTATGAGTGGATTTTAACTCAGCTTAGTGATGAAGAATTAGCGAGTCTTAGTGGTAATAAAACAAAGACCATTAATAAGATAAGGGGGATTATCCGGGGCTTGGGGCCTGTGACTGATGAATTAGAAAACGTAGAAAAGCCAATTGAAACAAACATATTGTTAGTGGGAGCTGGGGCTTATGGTCGAAGATTAAATTATGAACTGCTAAAGAACGGTTTTAAACCTATGTTTTTTTTAGACAATGACTATAAAAAAGATGGAAAGTCTATAGATGGAATCATATGCAAAAAATTTGAAATAGAAAATATACCTGAAAAAGCGATGGTGGTTATAACTAATAAATTTTATAAACCATTTGTTGTGCAGCTTGAGAGTATGGGAATAAAGAATTATTACTTAAAAATAAATATTGATAGCGCTATATTTAACGACACGTTTGAAGAATGTTTGAGGTTGTCTGATGAAATGGAAGAATAA
- a CDS encoding radical SAM protein, whose translation MKWKNKGHEFDAQYENIKRIQKVYLFGAGHDGKMVLDVLSNRYKGIEIKGFIDNEKSLWGKKINGANVFSPNEIEFKNDTGIIISFASEFIDSIDKQVSNMGFEIGKNAWHFEQFISIYAAYEHDEVFFSSICILPTDACNLRCKACLNFTNYIKNFTFRSIDKLKAEIDLYFKYIDYTGLFFISGGEPFLYPDLPELISYINENYRGKMYEFGIVTNGTIKPSHALLDTLKNAKIRITFDDYRDSIPDKENNITSNLQILNELDKGEDLIVRKYDEWISLFPHPVGCWDEDKLIERYDKCHCPWQEYRDGGFYSCNYAAFAYNAEKGVPDMENEFYSLKNYTPQKKKELVEFRLGYTEKGYVEFCKKCAGYMELNPYKVKAAEQENDER comes from the coding sequence ATGAAATGGAAGAATAAGGGGCATGAGTTTGATGCTCAGTACGAAAATATAAAAAGAATTCAAAAAGTATATCTCTTTGGAGCAGGACACGATGGAAAGATGGTATTAGATGTTCTTAGTAATCGATATAAAGGGATAGAAATAAAGGGGTTCATTGATAATGAAAAATCCTTGTGGGGTAAAAAAATTAATGGTGCTAATGTTTTTTCTCCTAATGAGATAGAATTTAAAAATGATACTGGAATCATCATTAGTTTTGCCTCTGAGTTTATAGATTCTATTGATAAGCAAGTATCTAATATGGGCTTTGAAATCGGAAAAAATGCGTGGCATTTCGAACAGTTCATTTCTATATATGCGGCTTATGAGCATGATGAAGTGTTTTTCTCATCAATTTGTATCTTACCGACAGACGCATGCAATCTGAGGTGTAAGGCATGTCTTAATTTCACAAATTATATTAAAAATTTTACATTCCGCTCAATAGATAAGTTGAAAGCGGAAATAGATTTATATTTTAAATATATTGACTACACTGGATTATTCTTTATTTCTGGTGGCGAGCCTTTTTTGTACCCAGATTTACCAGAATTAATTTCATACATTAATGAAAACTATAGAGGAAAAATGTATGAGTTTGGAATTGTTACTAATGGGACAATAAAGCCTTCTCACGCTCTGTTGGATACATTAAAGAATGCAAAAATAAGAATAACATTCGATGATTATAGAGATTCGATTCCAGACAAAGAAAATAATATTACATCGAATTTACAGATACTTAATGAGCTAGACAAAGGAGAAGATTTAATAGTTCGTAAGTATGATGAATGGATAAGTTTGTTCCCACATCCTGTTGGTTGCTGGGATGAAGATAAACTAATAGAAAGATATGATAAATGTCACTGCCCATGGCAAGAATATCGTGATGGCGGGTTCTATTCATGCAATTATGCAGCATTTGCATATAATGCTGAAAAGGGTGTGCCGGATATGGAAAACGAATTTTATTCGTTGAAGAATTATACGCCTCAGAAGAAAAAGGAATTAGTAGAATTTAGGCTGGGGTATACAGAAAAAGGGTACGTAGAGTTTTGTAAGAAGTGTGCAGGTTATATGGAACTTAATCCATATAAAGTGAAGGCAGCAGAACAGGAAAATGATGAAAGATAA
- a CDS encoding radical SAM protein, which produces MARKTVIYGAGKNANVAYEKCIKEGEDVIAFCDSDILKHGKEIKNLPIISKEKLKSLGDDIYVYISPASPIKEEIEGQIIQEGIVDRERIINRSMNEVYISCPSLENVAIITNEGIYSCCSLDNIRNSAPYVNWKSSLEETVDAFIQQRDTIIRELQDKKTRNACTDCPALSKARWSTERRIRVLALSLSYPCQLKCSYCELLSNGKNAVYNPKEIEKAKSIDIEKLMALLEKRGGFDPSEPIQLSGGEITLAPNKKKFLSTVSKYPLQVFTNAIIYDEDVSRAVKKDCSSYLNVSIDAGTADTYIKVKGVDAFEQVVSTLAHYSNDGIQILLKYILLSDNCTQEDYDGFIEIAKSNNTKEVYISCDITSKTDMLPQEVIDGAVFLAKRCIDENIPYTILPYFGERNLKYITEQLDIR; this is translated from the coding sequence ATGGCTAGAAAAACTGTCATTTATGGTGCTGGTAAAAATGCAAATGTAGCATATGAAAAGTGCATCAAAGAGGGGGAAGATGTAATTGCGTTTTGCGATTCAGACATTCTTAAGCATGGTAAAGAAATTAAGAATTTGCCGATCATTTCAAAGGAAAAATTAAAAAGTCTAGGTGATGATATCTATGTTTATATTTCTCCAGCTAGCCCGATTAAAGAAGAAATTGAAGGACAAATAATACAAGAAGGTATTGTTGATAGGGAGCGCATAATTAACAGGTCAATGAATGAGGTGTATATAAGTTGCCCATCGTTGGAAAACGTAGCGATTATTACAAATGAAGGTATATATTCTTGCTGTTCATTAGATAATATAAGAAATTCTGCTCCATACGTAAATTGGAAGTCTTCTTTAGAGGAAACTGTGGATGCGTTTATACAGCAGAGAGATACCATAATTAGAGAATTACAGGATAAGAAAACGAGAAATGCGTGTACAGATTGTCCTGCTCTAAGCAAAGCTCGATGGTCAACGGAGCGACGCATAAGAGTGTTGGCATTATCATTGAGTTATCCATGCCAATTAAAATGCTCATATTGTGAGCTTCTTAGCAATGGAAAAAATGCAGTTTATAACCCGAAGGAAATAGAGAAAGCAAAATCTATTGATATCGAAAAGTTAATGGCATTATTAGAAAAAAGAGGAGGATTTGATCCATCAGAACCAATACAATTATCTGGTGGAGAAATAACATTAGCACCTAATAAGAAAAAATTTCTTAGCACAGTTTCAAAATATCCTCTTCAAGTTTTCACTAATGCAATTATCTATGACGAGGATGTGTCAAGAGCTGTCAAAAAAGATTGCAGTAGTTATTTAAATGTTAGTATTGATGCGGGGACAGCGGATACATATATAAAAGTTAAGGGAGTAGATGCTTTTGAACAAGTGGTAAGTACATTAGCGCATTATTCGAATGATGGAATACAAATATTATTAAAATATATTTTACTTTCAGATAATTGCACGCAAGAAGACTATGATGGATTTATTGAAATAGCCAAAAGCAATAATACAAAAGAGGTGTATATTTCTTGTGATATAACTTCAAAAACTGATATGTTGCCACAAGAAGTGATTGATGGAGCAGTTTTTTTAGCAAAACGTTGTATCGACGAAAATATTCCTTACACGATACTTCCTTATTTTGGAGAAAGAAATTTAAAATACATAACAGAACAACTAGATATTAGATAA
- a CDS encoding glycosyltransferase gives MQEPLVSIIIPVYNGTNYMREAIDSALAQTYENCEVIVVNDGSTDGGATAEVARSYGDRIRYFEKENGGVATAVNYGIEQMRGEYFAWLSHDDVFYDNKIELQMKAILDSGNEKAICHGNFDFLDMESNTTTHVNWLTVHDKLEMENSCFAPVFLAIHGSTVLLHRSHFERVGKYRTDLLATQDSEFLFRVMRGQKSVFVEEPLIIGRLHREQGQRTMACHKEEYNQMFKDFCEELTTEEKTDFCGSVLNFNYNLYTLLKTCKPADSILLYLKKLIVKERLNYKKNDAAISMWKELLGHTMPENSVVYIFGAGGYGNMMLEKLRAYGFEPAGFIDNDVAKQGTIISGLSCKALQEIDGAMDRNIVIIAMAQHIEEIREQLIEYGVQNILTYNEVNHYLFRLFPVNESIWEE, from the coding sequence ATGCAAGAACCCTTAGTGTCGATTATTATTCCAGTTTATAACGGAACAAATTATATGCGAGAAGCGATTGATAGTGCGTTAGCACAGACATATGAAAATTGTGAGGTGATAGTAGTAAACGATGGATCGACTGATGGAGGTGCGACTGCAGAAGTAGCAAGGTCGTATGGAGATAGAATCAGATATTTTGAAAAAGAAAATGGTGGAGTAGCAACTGCGGTCAATTATGGAATAGAACAAATGCGAGGAGAATACTTTGCTTGGCTATCACATGATGATGTGTTCTATGATAATAAAATTGAGCTACAGATGAAGGCTATACTAGATAGTGGAAATGAAAAAGCTATTTGTCATGGAAATTTTGACTTTTTGGATATGGAGTCAAATACGACAACTCATGTTAATTGGCTTACAGTTCATGATAAGTTAGAGATGGAAAATAGTTGTTTTGCGCCTGTATTTTTGGCAATTCATGGAAGTACAGTTTTGCTTCATAGAAGTCATTTTGAACGAGTTGGAAAATATAGGACAGATCTACTGGCGACACAAGATAGTGAATTTTTGTTTAGAGTGATGCGAGGACAAAAGTCAGTTTTTGTTGAAGAGCCATTAATTATTGGCCGCCTCCATAGAGAGCAGGGGCAGCGTACAATGGCCTGCCATAAAGAGGAATATAATCAAATGTTTAAGGATTTCTGCGAAGAATTAACAACAGAAGAAAAAACTGATTTTTGTGGTAGTGTATTAAATTTTAATTATAACCTATATACCCTGTTAAAAACGTGCAAACCGGCAGATAGTATCCTTTTATATTTGAAAAAGCTTATTGTTAAAGAGCGGTTAAATTATAAAAAAAATGATGCTGCAATAAGCATGTGGAAAGAGTTGTTGGGGCATACAATGCCGGAGAACTCAGTAGTTTATATATTTGGCGCTGGTGGATATGGAAATATGATGCTGGAGAAGCTTAGGGCTTATGGATTTGAACCAGCAGGATTTATTGATAATGATGTTGCAAAACAAGGGACAATCATCTCAGGTTTGTCATGTAAGGCGCTACAAGAAATAGATGGAGCAATGGATCGAAACATTGTCATTATTGCAATGGCACAACATATTGAAGAAATAAGAGAACAATTAATAGAATATGGTGTGCAAAATATTTTGACATACAACGAGGTTAATCATTATTTGTTCAGACTATTTCCGGTTAATGAGAGTATTTGGGAGGAATAA